A single bacterium DNA region contains:
- a CDS encoding NADH-quinone oxidoreductase subunit C: KVKEHFGDRFTVTIPHPNRAWITVSVEELPELAKWLKDDLGYYHCSTITGLDSGEVFEALYHVTAGAGELTLRVAVPKTNPHLPTLTAIWPGAILYERELQDMFGLVIDGHPDPRRYVLPEDWPDGVYPLRKDYVYTYQEAPPAKRGE; this comes from the coding sequence CAAGGTCAAAGAGCACTTCGGGGACCGGTTCACCGTCACAATCCCTCATCCGAACCGGGCCTGGATTACGGTGAGCGTCGAAGAGCTGCCGGAACTGGCGAAGTGGCTCAAGGACGACCTTGGTTACTACCATTGTTCGACTATCACCGGGCTCGACTCCGGCGAGGTGTTCGAGGCCCTCTACCACGTGACTGCCGGGGCCGGCGAACTGACCCTGCGCGTGGCCGTGCCCAAGACCAACCCGCACCTGCCGACCCTGACCGCGATCTGGCCCGGCGCCATCCTTTACGAGCGCGAACTGCAGGACATGTTCGGGCTGGTGATTGACGGCCACCCTGACCCGCGGCGCTACGTCCTGCCCGAGGACTGGCCGGACGGAGTCTATCCGCTGCGCAAGGATTACGTCTACACCTACCAGGAAGCGCCGCCGGCCAAGCGAGGCGAATAG
- a CDS encoding AtpZ/AtpI family protein: protein MIPFVPRVRHQARGSAGTDSESGRQQIVRAVNGSTLGLTFAFSVLVGFAIGYGLDRLFHTSPLLMIVFILLGLASGILNIVRAIKDTSSQ from the coding sequence ATGATACCTTTCGTACCCCGCGTCCGCCACCAGGCGCGCGGATCCGCTGGCACGGACTCCGAGTCAGGCCGCCAGCAGATTGTGCGGGCCGTCAACGGCAGCACGCTAGGTCTGACCTTCGCGTTCTCGGTGTTGGTCGGCTTCGCGATCGGGTACGGGCTCGACCGGCTGTTCCATACCAGCCCGTTACTGATGATAGTGTTCATCCTGCTGGGACTGGCATCCGGGATTCTCAACATCGTCCGCGCAATCAAGGACACATCCTCGCAATGA
- a CDS encoding complex I subunit 1 family protein, whose amino-acid sequence MEAVKVLLYLLVFPGAIFLFAFSTFAEWFDRKVYARLQNRIGPLHTGSHGLLQPVADFFKLMAKEDIVPAAADKGIFNALPLISFASALAGFLMIPIFRAHLPFTSFPGDLIVILYLLSIPTIIYFLAGWHSTNYFAMLGSFRNLTQLFGYEVPLFLALLAPGMLAGVWQGGIWMPTNWQIAAVGRFYMTHAYLIPVNIIGFVVALIALQAKLERVPFDAPEAETEIVAGALTEYSGKKLALFRLTVDMELVAGSALIAAVFLGGFILQPVMLGSFDISPFLSFILFVLKTLFVVALLSLMRALMGRLRIDQTIAFSWRWLAPLSLVQILISVALKALVRF is encoded by the coding sequence GTGGAAGCAGTCAAAGTACTACTCTACCTTCTGGTCTTCCCGGGCGCTATCTTCCTGTTTGCGTTCTCCACCTTTGCTGAGTGGTTCGACCGCAAGGTCTATGCCCGGCTCCAGAACCGCATCGGCCCGCTCCACACCGGCAGTCACGGCCTGCTCCAGCCGGTGGCCGACTTCTTCAAACTCATGGCCAAGGAAGACATTGTCCCGGCCGCTGCCGACAAAGGCATCTTCAACGCCCTGCCCCTTATCTCCTTTGCCTCGGCCCTGGCCGGCTTCCTGATGATACCGATATTCCGGGCCCATCTGCCGTTCACATCCTTCCCGGGCGACCTCATCGTCATCCTCTACCTGCTCTCTATCCCGACCATCATCTACTTCCTGGCCGGCTGGCACTCCACCAACTACTTCGCGATGCTCGGCTCGTTCCGGAACCTCACCCAGCTCTTCGGCTACGAAGTCCCGCTCTTCCTCGCCCTGCTTGCTCCGGGAATGCTCGCGGGCGTATGGCAGGGAGGCATCTGGATGCCCACAAACTGGCAGATCGCGGCCGTGGGCCGTTTCTACATGACCCACGCCTACCTGATTCCGGTCAACATCATCGGGTTTGTGGTCGCCCTGATTGCCCTCCAGGCCAAGCTCGAACGCGTCCCGTTCGACGCCCCGGAAGCCGAGACCGAGATCGTGGCCGGCGCCCTCACCGAGTACTCGGGCAAGAAACTGGCCCTCTTCCGGCTCACTGTGGACATGGAGCTCGTGGCCGGCTCGGCCCTCATCGCCGCGGTCTTCCTTGGCGGGTTCATACTGCAACCGGTGATGCTCGGCTCGTTCGACATCTCCCCCTTCCTCTCCTTCATCCTGTTCGTCTTGAAAACCCTGTTCGTGGTCGCCCTCCTCTCCCTGATGCGGGCGTTGATGGGACGACTGCGCATCGACCAGACAATCGCCTTCTCATGGCGCTGGCTCGCCCCGCTCAGCCTGGTCCAGATACTGATATCGGTTGCCCTCAAAGCGTTGGTGAGGTTCTAA
- a CDS encoding 4Fe-4S binding protein, with product MAKRKAAAMLPELLKNFFSKPDTVKYPFEKLTPTPEFRGRMVWEADKCIGCQACVRDCPTGVIDIVKAAPDVKKFNATYRMYLCIFCGQCVDSCPVHCIHWTSAFELAADKRQTIQYDCSAEAIELARKQAAEKAAAAAAKATATPAPEPPPDTPAA from the coding sequence ATGGCCAAGCGCAAAGCCGCCGCGATGCTGCCCGAGCTGCTTAAGAATTTCTTCAGCAAGCCGGACACCGTCAAATATCCATTTGAGAAACTCACACCGACGCCGGAGTTCCGCGGCCGGATGGTCTGGGAAGCGGACAAGTGCATCGGGTGCCAGGCCTGCGTCCGCGACTGCCCGACCGGCGTGATTGACATCGTCAAAGCCGCGCCGGACGTCAAGAAGTTCAACGCCACCTATCGGATGTACCTCTGCATCTTCTGCGGCCAGTGCGTTGATTCCTGCCCGGTACACTGCATCCACTGGACCAGCGCCTTCGAGCTGGCTGCCGACAAACGCCAGACTATCCAATACGACTGCAGCGCGGAAGCCATCGAACTCGCCCGCAAACAGGCAGCCGAGAAAGCAGCCGCAGCCGCCGCCAAAGCCACGGCCACGCCCGCGCCCGAGCCCCCGCCCGACACTCCCGCGGCCTAG
- the atpE gene encoding ATP synthase F0 subunit C → MKKSIALAILTTAAAAFAQTANPGVASFFTGIQAAAVIAMAVAAFGCALGQGNAIAKALEGIARQPEAAGKIQGPLLIGLGFIESLAIYVLVIALIIIFANPAVTAVTH, encoded by the coding sequence ATGAAGAAGTCTATCGCGCTGGCAATCCTCACGACCGCCGCAGCGGCATTCGCGCAGACGGCCAACCCGGGCGTCGCGTCGTTCTTCACCGGCATCCAGGCCGCCGCGGTCATCGCCATGGCCGTCGCCGCATTCGGCTGCGCCCTGGGTCAGGGCAACGCCATCGCCAAGGCGCTCGAGGGTATCGCCCGTCAACCTGAGGCCGCGGGCAAGATCCAGGGACCGCTGCTCATCGGTCTGGGGTTCATCGAGTCGTTGGCCATCTATGTGCTGGTCATCGCGCTCATCATCATCTTCGCGAACCCGGCGGTCACGGCAGTCACGCACTGA
- a CDS encoding nickel-dependent hydrogenase large subunit, producing MPTIKVPLGPQHPALKEPESFKFELDGERIVDVDVRMGYAHRGIEKGFEARNFTQGIYLAERICGICSHSHTTPFAQNAEELLKLEIPPRAKWIRSLVGELERIHSHLLWLGVAGHEVGFDSLFMYTWRDRELVLDMLEHISGNRVHYGMNTIGGVRRDISAEQVTKLKEMNDIVTARTDYYIKMCTAEPTFMARISGVGPLTTQQALDLNAVGPMARASGVKRDVRKDDPYAAYGEIPFDVITADSCDILGRAVVRVFELLQSVKIVDYILKNMPAGDIKVKAPRKIPSGEAIARYEAPRGENIHFMKSNGTEKPDRVKVRAPTYANMPATIVSLRGGYVADIPITVAAIDPCFCCADRMVRLVDPRKGRNDLLSWPQLQQYSRDWLRKMGTVPRSERSGGLSPIFRGI from the coding sequence ATGCCGACCATCAAGGTACCGCTAGGCCCTCAGCACCCGGCCCTGAAAGAACCGGAGAGCTTCAAGTTCGAGCTTGACGGCGAACGTATCGTCGACGTCGACGTCCGGATGGGCTATGCCCACCGCGGCATTGAGAAAGGCTTCGAGGCCCGCAACTTCACTCAGGGCATCTACCTGGCCGAACGCATCTGCGGCATCTGCTCCCACTCGCACACGACTCCCTTTGCCCAGAACGCCGAGGAGCTGCTCAAGCTCGAAATACCGCCCCGCGCCAAGTGGATCCGTTCGCTCGTCGGCGAGCTGGAGAGGATTCACAGCCACCTGCTCTGGCTCGGCGTCGCCGGCCACGAAGTCGGGTTCGACAGCCTGTTCATGTACACCTGGCGCGACCGCGAACTCGTGCTCGACATGCTTGAGCACATCTCCGGCAACCGGGTGCACTATGGCATGAACACCATCGGCGGCGTTCGACGCGACATAAGCGCCGAGCAGGTCACCAAGCTCAAGGAGATGAACGACATCGTCACGGCCCGCACTGACTACTACATCAAGATGTGCACGGCCGAGCCGACGTTCATGGCGAGAATCTCCGGCGTCGGGCCCCTGACCACACAGCAAGCCCTTGACCTCAACGCGGTCGGTCCGATGGCCCGGGCCTCGGGCGTGAAGCGCGACGTTCGCAAGGACGACCCGTACGCGGCCTACGGTGAAATCCCGTTCGACGTCATTACCGCCGACTCCTGCGACATCCTGGGCCGGGCCGTAGTCCGCGTCTTCGAGCTGCTCCAGTCGGTCAAGATTGTCGACTACATCCTGAAGAACATGCCTGCCGGCGACATCAAAGTCAAAGCCCCGCGCAAGATACCGTCCGGCGAGGCGATTGCCCGCTACGAAGCCCCGCGCGGCGAGAACATCCATTTCATGAAGTCGAACGGCACCGAGAAGCCGGACCGCGTCAAAGTCCGCGCCCCCACCTACGCCAACATGCCGGCCACGATTGTGAGCCTCAGAGGCGGCTATGTCGCGGACATCCCGATTACCGTGGCGGCAATCGACCCGTGCTTCTGCTGTGCCGACCGGATGGTGCGGCTCGTAGACCCTCGCAAGGGTCGGAACGACCTCCTGAGCTGGCCCCAGCTCCAGCAGTACTCACGCGATTGGCTGAGGAAAATGGGGACTGTCCCGCGCTCAGAGCGCTCCGGGGGACTGTCCCCGATTTTCCGAGGTATCTAG
- the atpB gene encoding F0F1 ATP synthase subunit A, giving the protein MPEIGEAVKYHLGVPVPLLMSWVTVVVLFALSFFATRRMQLIPRGLQAAFELALGFVFGQADDIVGEQAPKFYPLFLGLFLFILTGNLLGLVPGFMSPTANLNTTVALALIVFFSIHFFGIKQHGLFGYFAKFSAGVPWWLKPLMTLIELISEIARPLSLSFRLFGNLMAKEILLGILAFLAITFFQAGGVINTTLTIVPILLRPLIILLGLLVGFLQAYIFTVLAMFYIGGAIKSHS; this is encoded by the coding sequence ATGCCCGAAATCGGCGAAGCAGTTAAGTACCATCTCGGCGTACCGGTCCCGCTCCTGATGAGCTGGGTGACGGTGGTCGTCCTCTTCGCCCTGTCGTTCTTCGCCACGCGCCGGATGCAGCTCATCCCGCGCGGGCTGCAGGCCGCGTTCGAGCTCGCCTTGGGCTTCGTATTCGGCCAGGCCGACGACATCGTGGGCGAGCAGGCCCCGAAATTCTATCCGCTGTTCCTCGGGCTGTTCCTGTTCATTCTCACCGGCAACCTTCTCGGCCTCGTTCCCGGGTTCATGTCGCCGACCGCCAACCTCAACACGACCGTGGCGCTGGCCCTCATCGTCTTCTTCAGTATCCACTTCTTCGGAATCAAACAGCACGGCCTGTTCGGGTACTTCGCCAAGTTCTCGGCCGGCGTTCCCTGGTGGTTGAAGCCGCTGATGACCCTGATCGAGCTCATCAGTGAAATCGCCCGGCCGCTTTCCCTCTCTTTCCGTCTGTTCGGGAACCTCATGGCCAAAGAAATACTGCTCGGTATCCTCGCGTTCCTGGCCATCACGTTCTTCCAAGCCGGCGGGGTCATCAACACTACTCTGACCATCGTGCCGATTCTGCTGAGGCCGCTCATCATCCTGCTCGGCCTCCTGGTCGGATTCCTGCAGGCATACATATTCACGGTGCTGGCGATGTTCTACATCGGCGGCGCAATCAAGAGCCACAGTTAA